One genomic region from Mauremys reevesii isolate NIE-2019 linkage group 7, ASM1616193v1, whole genome shotgun sequence encodes:
- the DDIT4 gene encoding DNA damage-inducible transcript 4 protein, with product MPGVWDSFSSPLPPIPEQRENQPSPIFSRGKSWQQEAPDRCVRAESSDCESLDSSLSCEGDAEYLDEVSLPDFDLLNDPEDELLCNNLMKLIQVSLNKANINSRRCSRLVMPSQLVTQVSKELLHLAYSEPCGLRGALIDLCVEQGKGCHSVGQIAVDPNLVPTFQLTLVLRLDSRLWPKIQGLLSSGTSFTPGFSQSLKLSTGFRVIKKKLYSSEQLLIEEC from the exons ATGCCAGGCGTGTGGGACAGCTTCTCTTCGCCGCTGCCTCCCattccagagcagagagagaaccaGCCCTCACCCATCTTCTCCCGGGGAAAGAGCTGGCAGCAGGAAGCGCCCGATCGCTGTGTCAGAGCGGAGAGCTCCGACTGTGAATCCCTGGACAGCAGCTTGAGCTGTGAAGGAG ATGCAGAGTACTTGGATGAAGTTTCTTTGCCAGACTTTGACTTGTTAAATGACCCAGAAGATGAACTCCTATGTAATAATCTCATGAAACTAATCCAAGTCAGTCTGAACAAAGCCAACATCAATTCCAGGCGTTGCTCCAGACTTGTGATGCCAAGCCAACTCGTCACTCAAGTCAGCAAAGAGCTGCTTCATCTGGCTTATAGTGAGCCCTGTGGCCTGAGAGGTGCCCTCATTGACCTGTGTGTTGAACAAGGGAAGGGGTGTCACAGTGTGGGGCAGATTGCAGTGGATCCGAATCTTGTGCCTACTTTCCAGCTGACCCTTGTGCTAAGACTGGACTCCAGGCTCTGGCCCAAAATCCAGGGACTTCTTAGCTCTGGGACTTCTTTCACTCCTGGTTTCAGTCAGTCGCTGAAGCTGAGCACTGGATTCAGAGTCATTAAAAAGAAGCTTTACAGCTCTGAGCAGTTGCTAATAGAAGAGTGTTGA